The Streptomyces sp. NBC_00224 genome has a window encoding:
- a CDS encoding HAD-IIA family hydrolase → MAERKPIESWLTDMDGVLIHEGTPIPGADAFLTGLKESGKPFLVLTNNSIYTPRDLQARLARMGLHVPVENIWTSALATAKFLDDQRPGGTAYVIGEAGLTTALHDIGYVLTDHEPDYVVLGETRTYSFEALTKAIRLINGGARFICTNPDETGPSTEGPLPATGAVAALITKATGKKPYFAGKPNPLMMRTGLNAIGAHSETSAMIGDRMDTDVLAGLEAGMQTFLVLTGLTRPEDVENFPFRPSKTVDSIADLVKLI, encoded by the coding sequence AAGCCGATCGAATCCTGGCTCACCGACATGGACGGGGTCCTCATCCACGAGGGCACGCCGATCCCGGGTGCGGACGCCTTCCTCACGGGACTGAAGGAGTCGGGCAAGCCCTTCCTGGTCCTCACCAACAACTCCATCTACACCCCCCGCGACCTCCAGGCCCGCCTGGCCCGGATGGGCCTGCACGTGCCGGTCGAGAACATCTGGACGTCGGCGCTCGCCACCGCCAAGTTCCTGGACGACCAGCGGCCCGGCGGCACGGCGTACGTGATCGGGGAGGCGGGGCTCACCACCGCGCTGCACGACATCGGGTACGTCCTGACCGACCACGAGCCGGACTACGTGGTCCTGGGCGAGACCCGTACGTACAGCTTCGAGGCGCTCACCAAGGCGATCCGGCTGATCAACGGCGGGGCGCGGTTCATCTGCACCAACCCGGACGAGACCGGTCCCTCCACCGAGGGCCCGCTGCCCGCGACCGGCGCGGTCGCCGCGCTGATCACCAAGGCGACCGGCAAGAAGCCGTACTTCGCGGGCAAGCCCAACCCGCTGATGATGCGGACCGGGCTGAACGCGATCGGCGCGCACTCGGAGACCAGTGCCATGATCGGCGACCGGATGGACACGGATGTCCTCGCGGGGCTTGAGGCGGGGATGCAGACGTTTCTGGTGCTGACCGGACTGACCCGGCCCGAGGACGTCGAGAACTTCCCGTTCCGGCCGTCCAAGACCGTCGACTCGATCGCCGACTTGGTGAAGCTGATCTAG
- a CDS encoding class F sortase, with product MSSEHTSGTGRLLTGVAWAVLLLGLWLWGREATDGPGGSSAPTTGDVAAVGRPLGVPLPPAHDPVKAAPPQRVEIPSIGVTAPVVPRGLDTSGAVDPPPYDRPGTVGWFGAGAQPGGPGTALLVGHVDTESKPAVFYGLSATRPGEKVRVTRTDGSVAEFTIDDVQVFGRDRFDAHKVYGPREAGRAELRLITCGGTYDRKARTYTANVVVSAYLTDVRPAAAARS from the coding sequence ATGTCCTCCGAGCACACGTCCGGCACCGGGCGGCTGCTGACCGGGGTGGCGTGGGCGGTCCTGCTGCTCGGCCTGTGGCTGTGGGGCCGCGAGGCCACCGACGGCCCCGGCGGCAGCTCGGCGCCCACCACGGGTGACGTGGCGGCCGTGGGGCGCCCGCTGGGCGTACCCCTGCCGCCCGCGCACGACCCCGTGAAGGCGGCGCCGCCGCAGCGTGTCGAGATCCCTTCCATAGGCGTGACCGCGCCCGTCGTGCCGCGTGGCCTCGACACCTCGGGTGCGGTCGATCCGCCGCCGTACGACCGGCCGGGCACGGTCGGCTGGTTCGGCGCGGGGGCCCAGCCCGGCGGGCCGGGCACGGCGCTGCTCGTCGGCCACGTCGACACCGAGAGCAAGCCCGCCGTCTTCTACGGCCTGAGCGCCACCCGCCCCGGCGAGAAGGTGCGGGTGACCAGGACCGACGGGTCGGTCGCCGAGTTCACCATCGACGACGTCCAGGTCTTCGGGCGGGACCGGTTCGACGCGCACAAGGTGTACGGGCCGCGCGAGGCGGGGCGCGCGGAGCTGCGGCTGATCACCTGCGGGGGCACCTACGACCGCAAGGCGCGCACGTACACGGCGAACGTGGTGGTGTCGGCCTACCTGACGGACGTACGGCCCGCGGCGGCGGCCAGGTCCTGA
- a CDS encoding glycoside hydrolase family 6 protein has protein sequence MFRSGARTGAVGVAVAAVGTALLLTSCSSSSDADKKPEVAQQPKGTDPFWVNPDGNASRQAAEYRKSGDDSKAALIAKIAEQPVGEWIGPENPESEAKGFTEAAAKADRTALLVLYNIPHRDCGQFSKGGAADGDAYRAWVDKVAKGIGDRGATVVLEPDAVLHLVDGCTPQQFAEERYDLLRKAVERLKRQPGVKVYVDAGNAGWQRPDALDEPLRRAGVDEADGFAVNVSNFQTTAASKEFGHQLSAKLSGKHFVIDTSRNGNGPYTGGDPKETWCNPPGRALGERPTTRTGDALIDAYVWVKRPGESDGDCKGGPKAGEWWAQYALGLAANSK, from the coding sequence ATGTTCCGGAGTGGTGCGCGGACGGGCGCGGTCGGGGTGGCTGTGGCAGCCGTGGGAACGGCGCTGTTGCTGACGTCCTGTTCGTCCTCCTCGGACGCCGACAAGAAGCCCGAAGTGGCGCAGCAGCCGAAGGGCACCGACCCGTTCTGGGTCAATCCGGACGGCAACGCCTCACGGCAGGCCGCCGAGTACCGCAAGAGCGGTGACGACTCCAAGGCCGCGCTGATCGCGAAGATCGCGGAGCAGCCGGTCGGGGAGTGGATCGGCCCGGAGAACCCGGAGTCGGAGGCGAAGGGCTTCACCGAGGCGGCGGCGAAGGCCGACCGCACGGCGCTGCTCGTGCTCTACAACATCCCGCACCGCGACTGCGGCCAGTTCTCCAAGGGCGGCGCGGCGGACGGCGACGCGTACCGGGCGTGGGTCGACAAGGTGGCGAAGGGGATCGGGGACCGGGGCGCCACGGTGGTCCTGGAGCCGGACGCGGTGCTGCACCTGGTCGACGGGTGTACGCCGCAGCAGTTCGCGGAGGAGCGGTACGACCTGCTGAGGAAGGCGGTCGAGCGGCTGAAGCGGCAGCCCGGCGTGAAGGTGTACGTGGACGCGGGCAACGCGGGCTGGCAGCGGCCGGACGCGCTGGACGAGCCGCTGCGGCGGGCGGGCGTGGACGAGGCCGACGGCTTCGCCGTCAACGTCTCCAACTTCCAGACGACCGCCGCGAGCAAGGAGTTCGGCCACCAGCTCTCCGCGAAGCTGTCGGGCAAGCACTTCGTGATCGACACGAGCCGCAACGGGAACGGCCCCTACACGGGCGGCGACCCCAAGGAGACCTGGTGCAACCCGCCCGGCCGCGCACTGGGCGAGCGCCCGACGACGCGGACGGGGGACGCGCTGATCGACGCGTACGTGTGGGTGAAGCGCCCCGGCGAGTCGGACGGGGACTGCAAGGGGGGGCCCAAGGCGGGGGAGTGGTGGGCGCAGTACGCGCTGGGCCTGGCGGCGAACAGTAAGTAG
- a CDS encoding glycosyltransferase family 2 protein: protein MTSTPTGARHHDDPSQTTQLRLPPHLRPGARQRLKKSLPRYDYEHYSRLAGPLTQPDPETPYRVRYRSLLSQEPHRIRAALLLGAAPLVSLGLFAWLMQPEHWTKRDHASQSLLVLDIVMLVSIGLIELFRTMNVLSNAHATLVARDPIPVVPETGTKVAFLTSFVPGKEPLEMVTRTLEAAVRIRHRGLMHVWLLDEGDDPAVKEVCARLGVHHFSRKGVARWNQPKGPHRAKTKHGNYNAWLEAHGGDYDFFASVDTDHVPLPNYLERMLGYFRDPDVGFVIGPQVYGNYDTFVTKAAESQQFLFHALIQRAGNKYGAPMFVGTSNAVRISALKQIGGLYDSITEDMATGFEMHRHANPATGNKWRSVYTPDVLAVGEGPTAWTDFFTQQLRWSRGTYETILKQYWKGIGTLPFGKLFNYTMMIIFYPMSALNWILAALSCALFLGLGASGVQIDPVVWMMLYGNASALQVGLYIWNRRHNVSPHEPEGSGGIAGMVMSALSAPIYARSLMDAVLRRKSSFVVTPKGDSSSPDTLFGTFRIHLFFIALFGGSLVSSFFNGHSHPAMVTWATLAMLITAAPIIGWRWTVRAEKKKRGKRRRSGPPSAPQEAPHQQERPEWAPGPPQAEPQQPGAARPGAQESGEPADQTVQIALGGRNP, encoded by the coding sequence ATGACGTCGACGCCGACCGGCGCCCGGCACCACGATGACCCGTCCCAGACCACTCAGCTCCGGCTCCCGCCGCATCTGCGGCCCGGGGCCCGGCAGCGGCTGAAGAAGTCGCTGCCGCGCTACGACTACGAGCACTACAGCAGGCTGGCCGGCCCACTCACCCAGCCGGACCCGGAGACGCCGTACCGCGTGCGCTACCGGTCGCTGCTCTCGCAGGAGCCGCACCGGATACGCGCGGCCCTGCTGCTCGGCGCGGCCCCGCTGGTCTCGCTCGGCCTGTTCGCCTGGCTGATGCAGCCCGAGCACTGGACCAAGCGCGACCACGCCTCGCAGTCCCTGCTGGTCCTGGACATCGTCATGCTGGTCTCGATCGGCCTGATCGAGCTCTTCCGGACGATGAACGTGCTCTCCAACGCGCACGCCACGCTGGTCGCGCGCGACCCGATCCCCGTGGTGCCCGAGACCGGCACCAAGGTCGCCTTCCTCACCTCCTTCGTGCCCGGCAAGGAGCCGCTGGAGATGGTGACCAGGACCCTGGAGGCGGCGGTCCGCATCCGCCACCGCGGTCTGATGCACGTCTGGCTGCTCGACGAGGGCGACGACCCGGCGGTCAAGGAAGTGTGCGCGCGCCTGGGCGTGCACCACTTCTCCCGCAAGGGCGTCGCACGCTGGAACCAGCCCAAGGGCCCGCACCGCGCCAAGACCAAGCACGGCAACTACAACGCCTGGCTTGAGGCGCACGGCGGCGACTACGACTTCTTCGCCTCCGTCGACACCGACCACGTGCCGCTGCCCAACTACCTGGAGCGGATGCTCGGTTACTTCCGTGACCCGGACGTCGGCTTCGTCATCGGCCCGCAGGTCTACGGCAACTACGACACCTTCGTCACCAAGGCCGCCGAGTCCCAGCAGTTCCTCTTCCACGCGCTGATCCAGCGGGCCGGCAACAAGTACGGCGCGCCCATGTTCGTCGGCACCAGCAACGCCGTGCGCATCAGCGCGCTGAAGCAGATCGGCGGTCTGTACGACTCGATCACCGAGGACATGGCGACCGGCTTCGAGATGCACCGCCACGCGAACCCGGCGACGGGCAACAAGTGGCGCTCGGTCTACACCCCGGACGTGCTGGCCGTCGGCGAGGGCCCGACCGCCTGGACCGACTTCTTCACCCAGCAGCTGCGCTGGTCCAGAGGGACGTACGAGACGATCCTCAAGCAGTACTGGAAGGGCATAGGCACCCTGCCCTTCGGCAAGCTCTTCAACTACACGATGATGATCATCTTCTATCCGATGTCGGCCCTCAACTGGATCCTGGCGGCGCTCAGTTGCGCCCTGTTCCTCGGGCTCGGCGCCTCCGGCGTGCAGATCGACCCGGTCGTGTGGATGATGCTCTACGGCAACGCCTCGGCGCTCCAGGTCGGGCTCTACATTTGGAACCGGCGCCACAACGTCTCGCCGCACGAGCCGGAGGGCTCCGGCGGGATCGCCGGCATGGTGATGTCGGCGCTCTCCGCGCCCATCTACGCCCGCTCGCTGATGGACGCCGTACTGCGCCGCAAGAGCTCCTTCGTGGTGACCCCCAAGGGCGACTCGTCCAGCCCGGACACCCTCTTCGGCACTTTCCGCATCCACCTCTTCTTCATCGCCCTGTTCGGCGGCTCGCTCGTCTCGTCGTTCTTCAACGGCCACAGCCACCCCGCGATGGTCACCTGGGCCACCCTGGCCATGCTGATCACCGCCGCGCCGATCATCGGCTGGCGGTGGACCGTACGGGCGGAGAAGAAGAAGCGGGGCAAGCGCAGGCGCTCCGGCCCGCCGTCCGCCCCGCAGGAGGCCCCGCACCAGCAGGAGCGCCCCGAGTGGGCGCCGGGGCCGCCGCAGGCCGAGCCCCAGCAGCCCGGCGCCGCGCGGCCCGGCGCCCAGGAGAGCGGCGAGCCCGCAGACCAGACCGTGCAGATCGCCCTTGGGGGACGTAACCCATGA
- a CDS encoding galactose oxidase-like domain-containing protein, whose protein sequence is MRYRPTRRTRRWAIGTAVVVALAGANGPWLYRFSSDQYHDYKINQPGYKADNGHWDMVAMPKEFRLNTIHAALLHTGKVLLVAGSGNNAKNFDAKKFDTVLWDPEKNTFKKIPTPNDLFCTGHTQLADGKLLIAGGTKRYEKLQGDVTKAGGLLIVHNEDPDKPITLPAGTRFTGKTNGKTFVSKDPVLVQRAKKVFDKKTGKFLRTEAGLGRIYVEAEESGTEHETGTEDNYRVQGLNGSDTRNVYGIAQKLALDKKDFQGIRDAYEFDPAAERYITVDPMNEARWYPTLTTLADGKVLALSGLDDIGQLVPGKNEVYDPKTKKWTYTKGVMQFPTYPAVFLLQNGKLFYSGSNAGYGPDNVGRDPGIWDFAGNKFSKIPGLSDPGEMETSGTVLMPPAQDEKYMVIGGGGVGESAKSSKKTRIVDLKNPNPSFKDGPSLAEGTRYPMASVLPDDTMLISGGSTDYRGRGGSNLHQARIYDAKTGAMRRVADPEVGRNYHSGSILLPDGRVVTFGGDSLYADKDDTKPGVFEQRIEIYTPPYLYRGGGKQPDLGEGPKSLARGGSGVYKSKDAAAVKTARLIRPSATTHVTDIDQRSIALDVSKTADGVQVTVPKNRNLVPPGWYMLFVTDGSGVPSKAVWVEVP, encoded by the coding sequence ATGAGATACCGTCCGACCCGCCGTACCCGCCGCTGGGCGATCGGTACGGCGGTGGTCGTCGCGCTCGCGGGCGCCAACGGGCCCTGGCTGTACCGGTTCTCCTCGGACCAGTACCACGACTACAAGATCAACCAGCCGGGGTACAAGGCGGACAACGGCCACTGGGACATGGTCGCCATGCCCAAGGAGTTCCGGCTCAACACGATCCACGCGGCGCTGCTGCACACCGGCAAGGTCCTGCTGGTCGCCGGGTCGGGCAACAACGCCAAGAACTTCGACGCGAAGAAGTTCGACACGGTGCTGTGGGATCCGGAGAAGAACACCTTCAAGAAGATCCCCACGCCCAACGACCTGTTCTGCACCGGCCACACCCAGCTGGCCGACGGCAAACTGCTGATCGCGGGCGGCACCAAGCGGTACGAGAAGCTCCAGGGTGACGTCACCAAGGCCGGCGGCCTGCTGATCGTCCACAACGAGGACCCGGACAAGCCGATCACGCTGCCCGCGGGCACCCGGTTCACCGGCAAGACCAACGGCAAGACGTTCGTCTCCAAGGACCCGGTGCTCGTCCAGCGCGCCAAGAAGGTCTTCGACAAGAAGACCGGCAAGTTCCTGCGCACCGAGGCCGGGCTCGGGCGGATCTACGTCGAGGCCGAGGAGTCCGGCACCGAGCACGAGACCGGCACCGAGGACAACTACCGCGTCCAGGGCCTCAACGGCTCCGACACCCGCAACGTCTACGGCATCGCGCAGAAGCTCGCCCTGGACAAGAAGGACTTCCAGGGGATCAGGGACGCGTACGAGTTCGACCCGGCGGCCGAGCGGTACATCACGGTCGACCCGATGAACGAGGCCCGCTGGTACCCGACGCTGACGACGCTCGCCGACGGCAAGGTCCTCGCGCTCTCGGGGCTCGACGACATCGGGCAGCTGGTGCCGGGCAAGAACGAGGTGTACGACCCGAAAACAAAGAAGTGGACGTACACCAAGGGGGTCATGCAGTTCCCGACCTACCCGGCGGTGTTCCTGCTCCAGAACGGCAAGCTGTTCTACTCGGGGTCCAACGCGGGGTACGGGCCGGACAACGTCGGCCGCGACCCGGGCATCTGGGACTTCGCCGGCAACAAGTTCAGCAAGATCCCCGGGCTGAGCGACCCGGGTGAGATGGAGACGTCCGGGACGGTGCTGATGCCTCCCGCCCAGGACGAGAAGTACATGGTGATCGGCGGCGGCGGGGTCGGCGAGTCGGCCAAGTCGTCGAAGAAGACCCGGATCGTGGACCTCAAGAACCCCAACCCGTCCTTCAAGGACGGCCCTTCGCTCGCCGAGGGGACGCGGTACCCGATGGCGTCCGTGCTGCCCGACGACACCATGCTCATCAGCGGCGGCTCCACGGACTACCGCGGCCGGGGCGGCTCCAACCTGCACCAGGCGCGGATCTACGACGCGAAGACGGGGGCCATGCGGCGGGTCGCGGACCCGGAGGTCGGCCGCAACTACCACTCCGGGTCGATCCTGCTGCCCGACGGGCGGGTCGTCACGTTCGGCGGGGACTCGCTCTACGCGGACAAGGACGACACCAAGCCGGGGGTGTTCGAGCAGCGCATCGAGATCTACACGCCGCCGTACCTGTACCGGGGCGGCGGCAAGCAGCCCGACCTCGGCGAGGGGCCCAAGTCCCTGGCGCGGGGCGGCAGCGGGGTCTACAAGTCGAAGGACGCGGCGGCCGTGAAGACGGCCCGGCTGATCCGCCCCAGCGCGACCACGCACGTCACGGACATCGACCAGCGGTCGATCGCGCTGGACGTCAGCAAGACGGCGGACGGCGTCCAGGTCACGGTCCCCAAGAACCGCAACCTGGTCCCGCCGGGGTGGTACATGCTGTTCGTGACGGACGGGTCGGGGGTGCCGTCGAAGGCGGTGTGGGTGGAGGTGCCGTAG
- a CDS encoding SPFH domain-containing protein: MQTTADPTPTPEEGVPATGARRVAVIRGESTAEIPVHLLFRDDSGPTPVVPQPGPGPARAAPARRAARPVRAPVRPATPGDPELVERAGSVVPGAVAVAAGLAALAGCAVVVWSAGLLPAAVTGALRLTSYTDAGGPGVMGPARWALLVLGTALAVVCFGGLGRGRVGCAWVLSLCGDYRGSVRRTGLVWMNPLLLRRRVDVRLRHWRSEPMPAVDADGTALRAVVLVVWRVKDTARAALAVEDHVVYLRDQVEAATARVLSQLPADAPPATAGGTPIHEDAPTLRDAEAVGDALTRLLKAEAEPVGIEVYAAQPVRIEYAPEVAAAMRRRRIAAIDARHRDEVLSSVVDAVDDTVARLTSRGLVELDDYERRVLVKDLTVAFYTGRGGAEGA, from the coding sequence ATGCAGACGACAGCGGATCCCACGCCCACCCCCGAGGAGGGGGTCCCCGCTACCGGTGCCCGCCGGGTCGCGGTGATCAGGGGCGAGTCCACCGCCGAGATCCCGGTGCACCTGCTGTTCCGGGACGACAGCGGCCCCACCCCCGTGGTGCCGCAGCCGGGGCCCGGGCCGGCCCGCGCCGCCCCGGCCCGGCGCGCGGCACGGCCGGTGCGTGCGCCGGTGCGGCCCGCCACGCCCGGCGACCCCGAACTCGTCGAGCGGGCCGGGTCCGTGGTGCCGGGGGCGGTGGCCGTCGCGGCGGGGCTGGCCGCGCTCGCGGGGTGCGCGGTGGTGGTCTGGTCGGCCGGGCTGCTCCCGGCGGCGGTGACGGGCGCGCTGCGGCTGACTTCGTATACGGACGCCGGTGGGCCCGGCGTCATGGGGCCCGCGCGCTGGGCGCTGCTCGTGCTCGGCACGGCTCTCGCGGTCGTCTGCTTCGGCGGGCTCGGGCGCGGCCGGGTCGGGTGCGCCTGGGTGCTCTCGCTCTGCGGCGACTACCGGGGGAGCGTGCGGCGCACGGGGCTGGTGTGGATGAACCCGCTGCTGCTGCGCCGCCGGGTCGACGTACGCCTGCGGCACTGGCGCAGCGAGCCGATGCCCGCGGTCGACGCGGACGGCACGGCGCTGCGGGCCGTGGTGCTCGTGGTGTGGCGGGTCAAGGACACCGCGCGGGCGGCCCTGGCCGTCGAGGACCATGTGGTCTATCTGCGCGACCAGGTGGAGGCGGCGACGGCCCGAGTCCTCTCGCAGCTCCCGGCCGACGCTCCCCCCGCTACCGCTGGGGGGACCCCCATTCACGAGGACGCCCCGACCCTGCGCGACGCGGAGGCCGTCGGGGACGCGCTGACCCGGCTGCTGAAGGCGGAGGCGGAGCCGGTGGGGATCGAGGTGTACGCGGCCCAGCCCGTCCGGATCGAGTACGCGCCCGAGGTGGCGGCGGCGATGCGGCGGCGGCGGATCGCGGCGATCGACGCCCGGCACCGGGACGAGGTGCTGAGCTCGGTGGTGGACGCGGTCGACGACACGGTCGCCCGGCTCACCTCGCGCGGTCTGGTCGAGCTGGACGACTACGAGCGCAGGGTGCTGGTGAAGGACCTGACGGT
- a CDS encoding peptidoglycan-binding protein translates to MTVPVFEEYEPAGECGCAGCADRRRAAALPLRAGGHPAAHGARRALVLATAAGVVLGAGTAAATVRPSDTGHDRAAAGGDAVGLDAGPATEQGATGALHGSTAVPPDEPPPRRLQPMNRADIINRAKKWVTAQVPYSMEKYWSDGYRQDCSGFVSMAWSLGTNEWTGSLGSFAVRITKEELQPGDMLLFHNPDNPTKGSHVVIFGGWTDYTHTYYIAYEQTPPLARKQATPYGYWSNSSRYLPYRYKGVGTGTGGPAVEQTAPAALAANFPGAGAFGPGANNAYVTRLGQMLVARGGKRFYTEGPGPRWGNADRRATQAFQRAQGWTGGSADGLPGAQTWSLLVRGTGKDIPAAGGVTGGLTAAVATTPPQPPAAQPAVAQVPAAQVPAAQPPTAQPPTAPPPVAQPPAPPTPTAEPPAPPAPATQTPASPVQGAPGPLGAPAGPTVAGQAGWGRVPGYPGRGYFRPGQSSAYVTELGRQLLRKGFGRYYTSGPGPRWSEADRRNVEAFQRAQGWRGGAADGFPGPETWRRLFL, encoded by the coding sequence ATGACGGTGCCGGTGTTCGAGGAGTACGAGCCGGCGGGCGAGTGCGGGTGCGCCGGGTGCGCGGACCGGCGGCGGGCCGCTGCCCTGCCGCTGCGCGCCGGGGGCCACCCGGCCGCCCACGGCGCCCGCCGCGCGCTGGTGCTCGCGACCGCGGCGGGCGTGGTCCTCGGCGCCGGGACCGCGGCCGCCACCGTGCGGCCGTCGGACACCGGCCACGACCGGGCCGCCGCGGGAGGCGACGCCGTCGGCCTCGACGCCGGGCCCGCGACCGAGCAGGGGGCCACCGGCGCGCTGCACGGGAGCACCGCCGTGCCGCCCGACGAGCCGCCGCCGCGCAGGCTCCAGCCGATGAACCGGGCCGACATCATCAACCGGGCGAAGAAGTGGGTGACCGCGCAGGTCCCGTACAGCATGGAGAAGTACTGGTCGGACGGGTACCGGCAGGACTGCTCCGGGTTCGTCTCGATGGCCTGGAGCCTCGGCACCAACGAGTGGACCGGCAGCCTGGGCAGCTTCGCGGTGCGGATCACCAAGGAGGAGCTCCAGCCCGGCGACATGCTGCTCTTCCACAACCCCGACAACCCGACCAAGGGCTCGCACGTCGTGATCTTCGGCGGCTGGACCGACTACACGCACACCTACTACATCGCGTACGAGCAGACGCCCCCGCTCGCCCGGAAGCAGGCGACGCCGTACGGGTACTGGAGCAATTCCAGCCGTTATCTGCCCTACCGCTACAAGGGCGTCGGCACCGGCACCGGCGGCCCCGCCGTCGAGCAGACCGCCCCGGCGGCGCTCGCCGCGAACTTCCCGGGTGCGGGCGCCTTCGGGCCGGGCGCCAACAACGCGTACGTCACCCGCCTCGGCCAGATGCTGGTGGCGCGCGGCGGCAAGCGCTTCTACACCGAGGGCCCCGGCCCTCGCTGGGGCAACGCGGACCGCAGGGCCACCCAGGCCTTCCAGCGCGCCCAGGGCTGGACCGGCGGCAGCGCCGACGGCCTGCCGGGCGCCCAGACCTGGAGCCTGCTGGTCCGGGGCACGGGCAAGGACATCCCTGCCGCGGGCGGAGTGACGGGGGGTCTGACGGCGGCAGTGGCGACCACCCCGCCCCAGCCGCCGGCTGCTCAGCCGGCGGTGGCTCAGGTGCCCGCCGCGCAGGTGCCCGCGGCCCAGCCTCCGACAGCTCAGCCTCCGACGGCCCCGCCCCCGGTGGCTCAGCCCCCTGCGCCCCCCACCCCGACGGCTGAGCCCCCTGCGCCCCCGGCCCCCGCGACCCAGACCCCCGCATCCCCGGTGCAGGGCGCGCCGGGTCCGCTGGGTGCTCCCGCCGGGCCTACCGTCGCCGGTCAGGCGGGCTGGGGGCGGGTGCCCGGCTATCCCGGCCGGGGGTACTTCCGGCCGGGGCAGTCCAGTGCGTACGTGACCGAGCTCGGGCGGCAGCTCCTGCGGAAGGGGTTCGGGCGGTACTACACCTCCGGTCCCGGCCCGCGCTGGAGCGAGGCCGACCGGCGCAACGTCGAGGCGTTCCAGCGCGCCCAGGGCTGGCGCGGCGGCGCGGCCGACGGCTTCCCCGGCCCCGAGACCTGGCGGCGGCTCTTCCTCTAG